The nucleotide sequence ACGGTGGGCGCATCGCCTTCGGCCCGGACGGCATGCTCTACGCCGGCGTCGGGGACGCCACCGACACCGGGCACGCGCAGGACAAGAAGTCGCTCAACGGCAAGATCCTGCGGCTGAAGCCGGACGGCGGCGTGCCCTCGGACAACCCCTTCCCGGGCTCGCCGGTCTGGACCTACGGGCACCGCAACGTGCAGGGCTTCGCCTGGGACAGCGCCGGGAACATGTTCGCCTCCGAGTTCGGCTGGCACGCCTGGGACGAGCTCAACCTGATCAAGCCGGGCGCCAACTACGGCTGGCCGGACGTCGAGGGCTTCGGCGGGACGGCCCGTGGCTACACCGACCCGCTGTACGCCTGGCACACCGACGTGGCCTCCCCCAGCGGCATCGCCTACCTGGACGGCTCGGTGTGGATGACCGCGCTCAAGGGCACCCGGCTGTGGGAGATCCCGATGAACGGCACCACGCCCGGTGCGCCCAAGGCCTGGTTCACCAGCAGCTACGGCCGGCTGCGCACGGTGGCAGTGGCACCGGACGGGCAGTCGCTGTGGCTGATGACCGACAACACCGACGGCCGCGGGATCGTGAAGAACGGCGACGACCACATCTACCGGGTGGCGCTGCGCTGAACCAATCGGAAAATTTTCCCGAATCCACGCAACTGGGCGGAACCGGACACCGACGAACCGCGTCGAAGCAGACATCGACCGTGGAACCGACGGAAGGTACGGCTATGTCCGGAAACTTTTCCAGCGACAGATCCGGCCCTTGCGAGTCCAAGGTCGAACCCGCCAGGGAGGGGATGGCGGGTCAGAGGACGGCGGTGAGCGCAATCAGGGGGGCGACGGCGCCCGGTCGGGGGAGTCGGGTTGCCGTCGGCATGCTTGCGCTCGCCGCTTCCCTGACCGTCCCCGTCCTCCCGGCCCACGCGGCCACCACGGACAACGTGGACCTACACAACTTCAAGGACTGCCGCGAGTTCACCAACTACATGCGTTCGGTTGCCGAGCCCGAGGTCGGCGCCTATGGCTTCGGTGGCGGCGGCGGCCCGGTGCTATACGACAAGCCTGCCCCGATGGTGAACGATGCCCCGCAGGCCAAGACCGCCGGACCCAACGATGCGGCCGGTAACGGCGCCACCGGCACCAACCTGCAGGAACGCGACGTCGACGAGCCCGATGTGGCCAAGGTCGACGGGGACCGGGTGCTCACCCTGACCGGCGGCAAGCTCAACGTGGTCGACACCTCGGGGGCGAAGCCGAAGCTGCTCGGGTCGCTGGGCTTCGACGGCTCCTCCCCCAGCGAGATGCTGGTGCTGCCCGGCCACCGCGCCCTGGTGATCAGTAGCGCGTGGTCGCAGGTGCAGCCACAACCCGTGCCGACGGAGGACGGTCCGGCCCGCAAGTACATCGTGCGGCCCTACCCACAGGGCAGCGAGCAACTGGTGCTGACCCTGGTCGACGTCTCCGGCAAACCCACCGTGCAGCGCACCGAGAAGGTCACCGGCCACTACATCTCTGCCCGACTGCACGACGGCAGCGTGCGGGTGGTGCTGGGCAGCCAGCCGCGCATCGCGTTCGGCCGGCCGCAGCCCAACGAGCCCGAGGCCACCGCGACCGCCCGCAACCAGGCGGCGGTGCGCGCAGCCAGGGCCAACGACTTCCTGCCGGCCCGTCAGATTATGGACGCGGCCGGTCACGTGCTTTCCGACGGACCGTTGCTCGGCTGCACCGACGTGCGCCGGCCGGATTCCCCGTCCGGTCTGGGCATCATTTCGGTGCTCACCCTGGACAGCACCACGGGCGACGCCCAGTTCACCCGCGCCACCGGTACCGGCGTGGTGGGCAATGGCGAACTCGTTTACGCCTCGGCGAATCGGCTGTACGTGGCC is from Sporichthyaceae bacterium and encodes:
- a CDS encoding PQQ-dependent sugar dehydrogenase, coding for MILRRALGSALALVLLAGCSGQPAAVPPPPATSSASATATPTGGPHSLHVVAEVTSGLASPWGLAFLPDGSALVSQRDDGTVWHLDARGVRTEVGVVPDVVHDTEGGLLGIAVAPDFDTTHFLYAYETTAEDNRIVRMTYRSAGLGAPTVLLSGLAKAEFHDGGRIAFGPDGMLYAGVGDATDTGHAQDKKSLNGKILRLKPDGGVPSDNPFPGSPVWTYGHRNVQGFAWDSAGNMFASEFGWHAWDELNLIKPGANYGWPDVEGFGGTARGYTDPLYAWHTDVASPSGIAYLDGSVWMTALKGTRLWEIPMNGTTPGAPKAWFTSSYGRLRTVAVAPDGQSLWLMTDNTDGRGIVKNGDDHIYRVALR
- a CDS encoding beta-propeller domain-containing protein, whose amino-acid sequence is MLALAASLTVPVLPAHAATTDNVDLHNFKDCREFTNYMRSVAEPEVGAYGFGGGGGPVLYDKPAPMVNDAPQAKTAGPNDAAGNGATGTNLQERDVDEPDVAKVDGDRVLTLTGGKLNVVDTSGAKPKLLGSLGFDGSSPSEMLVLPGHRALVISSAWSQVQPQPVPTEDGPARKYIVRPYPQGSEQLVLTLVDVSGKPTVQRTEKVTGHYISARLHDGSVRVVLGSQPRIAFGRPQPNEPEATATARNQAAVRAARANDFLPARQIMDAAGHVLSDGPLLGCTDVRRPDSPSGLGIISVLTLDSTTGDAQFTRATGTGVVGNGELVYASANRLYVATTEGGWQAHPETAVRPVPAAGTRPAQPDERRTAIHAFDVTGRTVSRYVGSGAVPGYLLGRWAFSEQDGYLRVATTTGQPWAQQDGQTSQSSIVVLAERPNGLRWVSVLSGLGQGETIRAVRWFGDLAAVVTFRQTDPLYLVDLSDPAHPKLRGELKTPGFSAYLHPTGNGGLLGIGHSADDQGHITGLQAQQFNIADPAHPTRTDVLDLGQGWTSVESDSRAFTYLTSRRLAVVPAWINKKVSCPPNAQCMAADGSGQGFVGEINVPAAIGILVDANGTLHRAGEFIGDSSILRVIPVGNQLAAITDTSVVLLNPDGLKQQGSVRVAPEQHPVR